In Calothrix sp. PCC 7507, one DNA window encodes the following:
- a CDS encoding AbrB/MazE/SpoVT family DNA-binding domain-containing protein — MSELPAYAEVHLGPQGRVVIPASLRRSLGLEAGDILIARLEAGRLVLEKQETIKHRLKARFSHIPKDISLANDLLAERREEAKKEFSE, encoded by the coding sequence ATGTCTGAATTACCTGCATACGCTGAAGTTCATTTGGGTCCCCAAGGTCGCGTGGTGATTCCTGCATCTTTAAGGCGATCGCTTGGCTTGGAAGCAGGGGATATCTTGATTGCCCGTCTGGAAGCAGGGCGGCTCGTTTTGGAAAAACAAGAGACTATTAAGCATAGACTCAAAGCTCGCTTTTCACACATACCCAAGGATATCAGTCTTGCTAATGATTTGTTAGCAGAACGCCGGGAAGAAGCCAAAAAAGAGTTTAGTGAATGA
- a CDS encoding PIN domain-containing protein, protein MKTVLDASAVLAYLQDEPGSEVVEVVLAESVISSVNWAEVVQKAIAAGVVVDGMGDDLEALGLETYPFTRDDAEVTGRIWQQTRQYGLSLGDRACLSLGLRLNIPVLTTDRVWRNLDLALDVRVIR, encoded by the coding sequence ATGAAAACAGTTCTTGACGCTTCGGCTGTGCTGGCCTATTTACAGGACGAACCAGGTAGTGAGGTAGTGGAGGTAGTGCTAGCTGAGTCGGTGATTTCGAGTGTCAATTGGGCAGAAGTAGTACAAAAAGCGATCGCTGCTGGTGTAGTCGTTGATGGTATGGGCGACGACTTGGAAGCGCTGGGACTGGAAACATACCCATTCACGCGAGATGATGCCGAAGTGACAGGGCGAATCTGGCAACAAACTCGACAGTACGGTCTGTCTCTAGGCGATCGCGCTTGTCTGAGTCTGGGACTGAGGCTGAATATTCCAGTTTTGACAACTGATCGAGTGTGGAGAAACCTGGATTTAGCTTTGGATGTACGCGTAATTCGTTAA
- a CDS encoding alpha-ketoacid dehydrogenase subunit beta, with product MAETLFFNALREAIDEEMARDSSVFVLGEDVGHYGGSYKVTKDLYKKYGELRILDTPIAENSFTGMAVGAAMTGLRPIIEGMNMGFLLLAFNQIANNAGMLRYTSGGNFKIPMVIRGPGGVGRQLGAEHSQRLETYFQAVPGLKIVTCSTPYNAKGLLKSAIRDDNPVLFFEHVLLYNLKENLPEEEYYLPLDKAEVVRSGKDVTILTYSRMRHHVLQAVKTLEKSGYDPEVIDLISLKPLDFDTIGASIRKTHRVIIVEEAMRTGGIAAEVIASINDRLFDELDAPVLRLSSQDIPTPYNGNLERLTIVQPEQIVEAVEKMVAARV from the coding sequence ATGGCAGAAACTCTATTTTTCAACGCCCTGCGGGAAGCCATTGATGAAGAAATGGCGCGTGACTCTAGTGTATTCGTGCTTGGCGAAGATGTAGGACACTATGGCGGTTCCTACAAAGTCACCAAAGATTTATACAAAAAATATGGCGAACTCCGAATTTTAGATACACCCATTGCAGAAAATAGCTTTACTGGTATGGCTGTGGGAGCCGCAATGACTGGGTTAAGACCCATCATTGAGGGAATGAACATGGGCTTCTTACTGCTAGCCTTTAACCAGATAGCTAACAACGCTGGGATGCTACGCTACACTTCCGGCGGTAATTTTAAAATTCCGATGGTAATTCGGGGCCCTGGGGGTGTAGGACGGCAGCTAGGGGCAGAGCATTCTCAGCGACTAGAAACCTACTTCCAAGCCGTTCCTGGGTTGAAGATTGTCACCTGCTCTACACCTTACAATGCTAAAGGGTTGCTAAAATCTGCTATCCGTGATGATAACCCGGTGTTGTTCTTTGAACACGTTCTCCTCTACAACTTAAAAGAAAACTTACCAGAAGAAGAATATTATCTACCTTTGGATAAGGCTGAAGTTGTGCGTTCCGGTAAAGATGTGACAATTCTGACTTATTCCAGAATGCGGCACCATGTGTTGCAAGCGGTGAAAACTCTGGAAAAATCAGGTTACGACCCAGAAGTAATTGACTTGATATCACTCAAGCCACTAGATTTTGACACCATTGGTGCATCTATCCGCAAAACCCATCGTGTGATTATTGTCGAAGAGGCGATGCGGACTGGGGGAATTGCTGCAGAAGTCATCGCTTCAATTAACGATCGCTTATTTGATGAATTAGATGCGCCCGTGTTGCGGCTCTCTTCTCAAGATATTCCCACACCTTACAATGGCAATCTGGAGCGGCTGACAATTGTCCAACCAGAACAAATTGTGGAAGCTGTAGAAAAAATGGTAGCTGCGCGAGTATAG
- a CDS encoding DNA adenine methylase, translating into MIKSPLRYPGGKSKAINQIAEYLPGSFSEFREPFVGGGSVFIYLKQKIPNLKIWINDLNCELFLFWKYAQSALPQLVKEIRCAKDKCINGKLLFEELTSVDTNSLSNFDRAVRFFILNRITFSGTVESGGFSEEAFHKRFTYSSIERLEKLEKILTPDVKITNLDYSELLQVDGKDVFIFLDPPYFIAKKSKLYGKDGDLHTSFEDRKFAELIIKCPHSWLITYDDSPEVRNNFQLANVWEWELQYGMNNYKKSIAAKGKELFISNYEIKRFI; encoded by the coding sequence CTGATCAAAAGTCCACTACGTTATCCGGGTGGTAAATCAAAAGCCATTAACCAAATAGCGGAATACTTACCAGGTAGTTTCTCGGAGTTTCGAGAACCTTTCGTTGGTGGCGGTTCTGTATTTATCTATTTAAAGCAAAAAATTCCCAACTTAAAAATCTGGATTAATGATTTAAACTGTGAGTTATTTCTGTTTTGGAAATATGCTCAATCTGCTTTACCTCAACTAGTGAAAGAAATACGTTGTGCTAAAGATAAATGTATAAATGGGAAATTACTATTTGAGGAATTAACCAGTGTAGATACTAACAGTTTATCTAATTTCGATAGAGCAGTGCGCTTTTTTATTCTCAATAGAATTACTTTTTCTGGCACTGTTGAATCTGGGGGATTTTCTGAGGAGGCTTTTCATAAACGCTTTACTTATTCATCCATAGAACGCTTAGAGAAATTAGAAAAAATCCTCACACCAGATGTAAAGATTACCAATTTAGATTATAGTGAACTTTTACAAGTTGATGGAAAAGATGTATTTATATTTTTAGATCCTCCTTATTTCATTGCTAAAAAATCTAAGTTATATGGTAAAGATGGTGATTTACACACATCTTTTGAGGATCGAAAGTTTGCTGAATTGATTATAAAATGTCCTCACTCTTGGTTAATCACTTACGATGATTCACCTGAAGTAAGAAACAATTTTCAATTAGCAAATGTCTGGGAATGGGAATTGCAATATGGTATGAATAACTATAAAAAGAGTATTGCTGCTAAAGGTAAAGAGTTATTTATTAGCAATTATGAAATTAAACGTTTCATCTGA
- the hemB gene encoding porphobilinogen synthase produces MFPTHRPRRLRTHPQLRRMVRETVLTTSDLIYPLFAVAGEGIAKEVKSMPGVYQLSVDKIVEEAKEVYDLGIPAIILFGIPEDKDVDATGAWHDCGIVQKAATAVKTAVPDLIVIADTCLCEYTSHGHCGYLQVGDLTGRVLNDPTLELLKKTAVSQAKAGADIIAPSGMMDGFVQAIRAGLDEAGFQDTPIMSYAAKYASGYYGPFRDAADSTPQFGDRRTYQMDPGNAREAIKEIDLDIAEGADMLMVKPALAYMDIIWRVKEASNLPVAAYNVSGEYSMVKAAALNGWIDEERVVMETLTGFKRAGADLILTYHAKDAARWLK; encoded by the coding sequence ATGTTTCCCACTCATCGCCCCCGCCGTCTGCGGACCCATCCCCAACTACGCCGGATGGTACGTGAAACTGTTCTGACAACGAGTGATTTAATCTACCCTCTGTTTGCTGTAGCAGGTGAAGGAATTGCGAAGGAAGTCAAATCCATGCCTGGAGTCTACCAACTTTCGGTAGACAAAATTGTGGAAGAGGCAAAAGAAGTTTATGACTTAGGAATTCCCGCAATTATTCTCTTTGGAATTCCTGAAGATAAAGATGTCGATGCTACTGGTGCTTGGCATGATTGTGGTATTGTCCAAAAAGCAGCAACTGCGGTAAAAACAGCAGTACCAGATTTGATTGTCATCGCTGATACTTGTTTGTGTGAGTATACAAGTCATGGTCACTGTGGTTATCTGCAAGTAGGTGATTTGACAGGACGGGTTTTAAATGACCCCACACTAGAATTACTGAAAAAAACAGCAGTTTCCCAAGCTAAAGCTGGTGCAGATATCATCGCGCCTTCAGGGATGATGGATGGCTTTGTGCAGGCAATTCGCGCAGGTTTGGATGAAGCAGGATTCCAAGATACACCGATAATGTCTTATGCTGCTAAGTATGCTTCGGGTTACTATGGGCCTTTCCGTGATGCTGCTGACTCAACCCCGCAGTTTGGTGACAGAAGAACTTACCAAATGGACCCAGGTAATGCGCGTGAAGCGATTAAAGAAATTGACCTTGATATTGCTGAAGGCGCTGATATGCTGATGGTGAAGCCAGCTTTGGCATATATGGATATCATCTGGCGTGTTAAGGAAGCGAGTAATTTACCTGTGGCTGCTTACAATGTCTCTGGTGAGTATTCTATGGTGAAAGCCGCTGCCTTAAATGGGTGGATTGATGAGGAGCGTGTGGTGATGGAAACTTTGACTGGGTTTAAACGCGCTGGTGCTGATTTGATTTTGACTTATCATGCTAAAGATGCGGCACGTTGGTTAAAGTAA
- a CDS encoding DUF4870 domain-containing protein, protein MHNTYDPDKRKLLSALSHGAIFFSTTLISVGIPIALLFTSDDPVVKENAKESINFHFNVWFYGAILGAMFFLTGWLVLPLLLLGPLAGLGYVLHWGLTIWALTHVFSNPEVPFRYPFIFRVF, encoded by the coding sequence ATGCATAACACATACGATCCAGACAAGAGAAAGCTGTTATCTGCTCTATCTCATGGAGCCATTTTTTTTAGTACCACACTTATATCTGTAGGCATACCTATCGCCCTACTGTTTACAAGTGACGATCCTGTTGTCAAAGAAAATGCCAAAGAATCAATAAACTTCCATTTTAATGTGTGGTTTTATGGAGCAATTCTGGGAGCTATGTTTTTCCTCACAGGTTGGTTAGTACTGCCATTATTATTGCTAGGACCACTAGCAGGCTTAGGTTATGTATTGCACTGGGGACTAACAATTTGGGCACTAACTCACGTATTTAGTAATCCAGAAGTACCCTTTCGTTATCCATTTATTTTCCGAGTCTTTTAA
- a CDS encoding peptide chain release factor 3: MSTELQSDLHQAVELRRNFAIISHPDAGKTTLTEKLLLYGGAIHEAGAVKARRAQRKATSDWMAMEQQRGISITSTVLQFEYKNCQINLLDTPGHQDFSEDTYRTLAAADNAVMLIDVAKGLEPQTRKLFEVCKMRGIPIFTFVNKLDRPGREPLELLDEIEQELGLQTYAVNWPIGMGDRFKGVYDRHQQQIHLFERSAHGSREALDTIIDLGDARIEELLEQDLYHQLKNDIELLEGVGDELDLQLVHQGRMTPVFFGSAMTNFGVELFLRYFLDYALKPGTHHSSLGEVPPTYPEFSGFVFKLQANMDPKHRDRVAFVRVCTGKFEKDMTVNHARTGKAVRLSRPQKLFAQERESIDVAYPGDVIGLNNPGVFAIGDTIYTGQKLEYEGIPYFSPELFATLRNPNPSKFKQFQKGISELREEGAVQIMYSNDEAKRDPILAAVGQLQFEVVQFRLQNEYGVETILELLPYSVARWVAGGWEALNKVGRLFNSTTVKDSMGRPVLLFRNEWNCQQLEGDHPELKLSATAPVFSSQQPVEG, translated from the coding sequence ATGTCAACTGAACTTCAGTCTGATCTTCATCAAGCAGTTGAACTTCGCCGCAATTTTGCGATTATATCTCACCCCGACGCAGGTAAAACTACTCTTACAGAAAAGCTACTACTCTACGGAGGGGCAATTCACGAAGCTGGGGCGGTGAAGGCGCGGCGGGCGCAGCGTAAGGCAACATCTGACTGGATGGCGATGGAACAGCAACGGGGTATTTCTATTACCTCGACGGTGTTGCAGTTTGAATACAAGAATTGTCAGATTAATTTGCTAGACACTCCTGGACACCAGGATTTTAGTGAAGATACGTATCGGACTTTAGCCGCAGCAGATAATGCGGTGATGCTAATTGACGTGGCTAAGGGTTTGGAACCACAGACACGGAAGTTGTTTGAGGTGTGTAAAATGCGGGGTATCCCAATTTTCACGTTTGTGAATAAACTCGATCGCCCAGGCAGAGAACCTCTAGAATTGTTGGACGAGATTGAGCAAGAGTTGGGATTGCAGACCTACGCGGTTAATTGGCCGATTGGGATGGGCGATCGCTTTAAAGGTGTGTATGATCGTCATCAACAACAAATCCACCTATTTGAACGTAGCGCCCACGGTAGCCGCGAAGCCCTGGATACCATAATTGATTTAGGTGATGCCAGAATTGAGGAACTTCTAGAACAAGACCTGTATCATCAACTTAAAAATGATATAGAACTATTAGAAGGAGTGGGAGATGAATTAGACTTGCAGTTGGTACATCAAGGACGCATGACACCAGTGTTCTTTGGTAGCGCCATGACGAACTTTGGGGTGGAGTTATTCCTCAGGTACTTTCTGGACTACGCCCTAAAACCCGGTACACATCACAGCAGCCTTGGTGAAGTTCCCCCCACTTATCCAGAGTTCTCCGGCTTTGTTTTCAAACTCCAGGCGAATATGGACCCAAAACACCGCGATCGCGTCGCATTTGTCCGGGTCTGCACTGGTAAGTTTGAAAAGGATATGACAGTGAATCATGCACGGACTGGTAAAGCAGTGCGTCTGTCTCGCCCGCAAAAACTCTTCGCCCAAGAACGAGAATCGATTGATGTCGCCTATCCCGGTGATGTGATCGGTTTGAACAATCCCGGCGTTTTTGCGATCGGTGACACAATTTACACTGGACAGAAGCTGGAATATGAAGGAATTCCGTATTTTTCACCGGAACTGTTTGCAACTCTCAGGAACCCCAACCCCTCAAAGTTTAAGCAATTCCAAAAAGGCATTTCGGAATTGCGAGAAGAGGGTGCTGTACAAATTATGTACTCCAATGATGAAGCCAAACGCGATCCCATCTTAGCGGCTGTGGGTCAGTTGCAATTCGAGGTGGTACAGTTTCGTCTGCAAAATGAGTATGGCGTAGAAACCATACTAGAATTGTTGCCTTATAGCGTCGCCCGTTGGGTAGCAGGTGGTTGGGAAGCTTTGAATAAGGTGGGACGTTTATTCAACAGTACTACAGTCAAAGATAGTATGGGACGACCAGTGTTGCTGTTCCGTAATGAATGGAATTGTCAGCAGTTAGAGGGAGACCATCCAGAGTTGAAATTAAGCGCCACCGCCCCAGTATTTTCCAGTCAACAGCCAGTGGAAGGATAA
- a CDS encoding M48 family metalloprotease yields the protein MPSHAESSLEAGLVALKQGNYQTAIAQLEPVANSQKHETAGLQAQVGLVMAYARSGEVPKAIALCEHLVESHNHQVQEWAKRALEHLTKRQKRQQKSPKNSETGFVAFDNSHSDAVSVKSTVVASTNSPTSSAIPAGSQPIISVPTNSAILSTSGFKHTIEEAPSGLIKVSGFRPQAKPFSIYWRHAGRAKVWQPLQKFKLLPLRLLTAGTFIALFWVVREIVKFAMGLINQTLVRLPYLEPIQILYRDPTIVLFIGLFLAIALSPWLLDHLLTRFYGQRELSKEILTGRSRETIRVLQRCCQQRRWPLPKLRILPIAAPVVLTYGNLARNARIVVSQGLLDQLADDEIAVIYATQIGHIVHRDFVVMSLMLLVTLPIYKLYQQFSEWGDRVPQKIWRWPYTIVASLAYVVWCLLTGTALFLSKLRLYYSDRLASEITGNPNALTRALLKMTIGIASDVAKQEHTSWQLESLNLLAPVSYHQSISLGSVAGHISFESILMWESFNPYRHWFTINNTHPMIGDRIQRLSKIARHWHLDPELHLITEQSFKGKHQSFLLQIAPWLGIPLGFLFAGLIWLTWQIAFAIKLLNLKWIYQDWSFVTGCLLIGFSIGIVIRMNSMFPDIQPATVQTDDRLPNLLANPSAIPIDSINVCLVGKLLGREGVSNCLAQDLILQSNIGLVKLHHISWLGQSINPQDWIGRQVIVTGWFRRGATPWIDIQTLQTQNGTTLNSSHPIWSTILAVAAQAWGAYIFLTG from the coding sequence ATGCCTTCACATGCAGAATCGTCTTTGGAGGCTGGTTTAGTCGCCCTCAAGCAGGGAAATTACCAAACAGCGATCGCTCAACTAGAACCTGTGGCTAATAGCCAGAAACATGAAACTGCTGGCTTACAAGCCCAGGTTGGTTTAGTGATGGCTTACGCACGCAGTGGCGAAGTTCCCAAGGCGATCGCCCTATGTGAACATCTGGTTGAGAGTCATAATCATCAAGTTCAAGAGTGGGCAAAACGCGCTCTTGAACACTTGACAAAACGCCAAAAACGTCAACAAAAATCACCAAAAAACTCGGAAACGGGATTTGTCGCTTTTGATAATTCCCACTCAGATGCAGTATCAGTTAAAAGTACAGTAGTCGCATCCACAAACTCTCCTACCTCGTCTGCTATTCCAGCAGGTAGTCAACCAATCATATCAGTACCAACAAATTCGGCAATCTTGTCTACAAGTGGCTTTAAGCATACCATAGAAGAAGCGCCGTCTGGCTTGATTAAAGTATCTGGGTTCCGGCCACAAGCTAAACCATTCAGCATTTATTGGCGGCACGCAGGACGCGCTAAAGTATGGCAGCCCCTACAAAAATTTAAGTTACTGCCCTTGCGGTTGTTGACAGCAGGGACATTCATTGCTCTATTTTGGGTGGTGCGAGAAATAGTCAAGTTCGCAATGGGACTAATTAACCAGACTTTAGTCCGACTACCTTACTTAGAGCCGATACAGATTTTATACCGCGACCCTACCATAGTTTTATTCATAGGATTATTTCTAGCGATCGCCCTTTCACCCTGGTTGCTAGATCATCTACTAACAAGGTTTTATGGGCAGCGAGAGTTATCCAAGGAAATTTTAACAGGTCGCAGTCGTGAAACCATTCGAGTTTTGCAACGTTGTTGCCAACAACGGCGCTGGCCATTACCTAAACTACGGATTTTACCCATAGCGGCACCAGTTGTCTTAACCTATGGTAATCTCGCCCGCAATGCCCGGATTGTGGTAAGTCAGGGGTTGTTAGATCAACTAGCAGATGATGAAATTGCTGTCATCTACGCCACTCAAATCGGGCATATTGTCCACAGAGATTTTGTAGTGATGTCTCTGATGCTGCTGGTAACGCTACCCATCTACAAGTTATATCAACAATTTTCGGAATGGGGAGACAGAGTACCACAGAAAATTTGGCGTTGGCCCTATACCATTGTGGCTAGTCTCGCTTATGTGGTTTGGTGTTTACTGACTGGGACTGCGTTGTTTTTGTCGAAGTTACGGCTGTATTATAGCGATCGCCTAGCCTCCGAAATTACCGGCAATCCCAACGCCTTGACTCGCGCTTTACTCAAAATGACTATTGGCATTGCTAGTGATGTCGCCAAACAAGAACACACCAGTTGGCAATTAGAAAGCTTAAATCTCCTTGCACCTGTAAGCTACCACCAGAGCATCTCTTTAGGTAGTGTTGCTGGTCACATCTCCTTTGAATCAATCTTGATGTGGGAAAGTTTCAATCCCTATCGCCATTGGTTCACAATCAATAATACTCATCCAATGATTGGCGATCGCATCCAACGCCTCTCCAAAATAGCCCGTCACTGGCATCTCGACCCAGAACTACATTTAATCACTGAACAATCTTTCAAAGGAAAGCATCAATCTTTCTTGTTACAAATTGCCCCTTGGCTAGGTATTCCCCTAGGTTTTTTATTTGCAGGTCTAATTTGGCTGACTTGGCAAATTGCCTTCGCCATCAAGCTTTTAAACCTCAAGTGGATCTACCAGGATTGGTCTTTTGTCACCGGTTGCCTACTAATTGGCTTTAGTATCGGTATCGTCATTCGGATGAATTCTATGTTTCCGGATATCCAACCTGCCACAGTCCAAACAGACGATCGCCTCCCCAACCTCTTAGCTAACCCCTCTGCCATTCCCATCGACAGCATCAATGTTTGTCTAGTCGGCAAACTATTAGGTCGTGAAGGTGTCAGCAACTGCCTAGCACAAGACTTAATCCTCCAGTCAAACATCGGTTTAGTGAAATTACACCATATTTCCTGGTTAGGACAGTCAATCAATCCTCAAGATTGGATAGGTCGGCAGGTTATTGTTACAGGCTGGTTTCGGCGTGGTGCAACCCCCTGGATTGATATCCAAACCTTGCAAACTCAGAATGGTACAACCCTCAATAGTTCTCATCCCATCTGGTCTACGATTTTGGCAGTCGCAGCACAAGCATGGGGCGCATACATTTTCCTCACAGGCTAG
- a CDS encoding RNA-binding protein has translation MSVRLYIGNLPKEEIDRQELQAVFAAEGDAVTTKLIKDRKTGKCRGFGFLTVNNDEQADQIIEKYNGQLFKDTAIKLEKALPRTKGEEGEEQAPKAAPSPSSTPAPNTNKESSSRREKSSKKPRRGGSTRETVTSSDSDAIRPDPRWASELEKLKQMLAAQATN, from the coding sequence ATGTCCGTTCGCCTATACATAGGTAATTTGCCAAAAGAAGAAATAGATCGTCAAGAGCTGCAAGCAGTTTTTGCTGCTGAAGGTGACGCCGTCACGACAAAACTAATCAAAGACCGGAAAACTGGCAAATGTCGCGGTTTCGGTTTTCTCACAGTCAACAACGATGAACAAGCAGATCAGATTATTGAAAAGTATAATGGTCAATTGTTCAAAGACACTGCCATCAAGTTAGAAAAGGCATTGCCTCGCACTAAAGGTGAGGAAGGCGAGGAACAAGCGCCTAAAGCTGCCCCGAGTCCCAGCAGCACTCCTGCTCCAAACACAAACAAAGAAAGCAGCAGCCGTCGAGAGAAAAGTTCTAAGAAGCCCCGTCGCGGTGGCAGTACACGGGAAACTGTCACTTCTTCTGATTCAGATGCAATTCGTCCAGATCCCCGTTGGGCTTCTGAATTAGAAAAGCTGAAGCAGATGCTAGCCGCTCAAGCAACAAATTAA
- a CDS encoding protochlorophyllide reductase, giving the protein MGEHQKSTVVITGASSGVGLQAAKALAQRGDWHVVMACRNLEKTESAAQSVGIPQDSYTIMHLDLASLESVRQFVKNFRESGKSLDALVCNAAIYMPLLKEPLRTPEGYELSVGTNHLGHFLLCNLLLEDLKNSSTPEPRLVILGTVTHNPKELGGKIPPRPDLGDLKGLAEGFKAPYAMIDGKKFEPVKAYKDSKVCNVLTMKELHRRYHKSHAITFSSLYPGCVATTALFRDHYPLFQKLFPLFQKYITGGFVTEEESGKRVAEVVADPEYNESGAYWSWGNRQKKNGKSFVKEVSPEASDDEKAKRLWELSEKLVGLA; this is encoded by the coding sequence ATGGGAGAACATCAAAAATCAACAGTCGTAATCACAGGTGCTTCCTCGGGGGTGGGCTTGCAAGCAGCAAAAGCGCTTGCCCAAAGAGGGGATTGGCATGTGGTGATGGCCTGTCGAAATTTAGAAAAAACAGAAAGCGCTGCCCAATCTGTGGGAATACCCCAGGACAGCTACACAATTATGCATCTCGACTTAGCTTCTTTAGAAAGTGTTCGACAATTTGTGAAAAACTTTCGGGAAAGCGGCAAATCACTAGATGCTTTAGTGTGCAATGCTGCAATCTATATGCCTTTATTAAAAGAGCCATTGCGAACTCCAGAAGGATATGAATTGAGTGTTGGCACTAATCACTTGGGACATTTCCTTTTGTGTAACCTCCTCCTGGAAGACTTGAAGAACTCATCAACTCCGGAACCAAGGCTAGTGATTTTGGGAACCGTCACCCACAACCCGAAGGAACTGGGAGGGAAAATACCGCCACGTCCAGATTTAGGTGATCTCAAAGGCTTGGCAGAGGGATTTAAAGCACCCTACGCGATGATTGATGGTAAGAAGTTTGAACCTGTCAAAGCTTACAAAGACAGCAAAGTCTGTAATGTGTTGACAATGAAGGAGCTGCATCGGCGCTATCACAAGTCACATGCTATTACCTTCAGTTCTCTTTACCCCGGATGTGTGGCGACAACAGCACTATTCCGCGATCACTATCCTTTATTTCAGAAACTCTTCCCGTTATTCCAAAAGTACATCACTGGAGGGTTCGTGACTGAGGAGGAATCTGGTAAACGGGTTGCAGAGGTGGTTGCTGATCCTGAATATAACGAATCTGGTGCTTATTGGAGTTGGGGAAATAGACAGAAGAAAAATGGTAAATCTTTTGTGAAAGAGGTTTCGCCAGAAGCAAGCGATGATGAAAAAGCAAAGCGCCTGTGGGAATTAAGCGAAAAGTTGGTTGGACTGGCGTGA
- a CDS encoding rubrerythrin family protein — MNLSNFTTLQNLEAAFGGESMANRKYLFFAEVARKLGFKDLAKLFKETADQETEHAFAHFVLLHPELVVEDADALTEAQKKEIMSHCLSLAIEGETYEYTTMYPDFAAAAQRDRDHPATEEFLKQAKESTDHANTFREAAHRFGLLKFIENYHADRYAEALEVLNGGQVTTKVASEDPKTRKWICRQCSMIYDPVAGDPDSGIAPGTPFEQIPDDWHCPICGASKKTFKPLEEKVAA; from the coding sequence ATGAATTTGTCAAATTTTACTACTCTGCAAAACTTAGAAGCTGCCTTCGGCGGTGAATCGATGGCAAATCGTAAATATCTTTTTTTTGCTGAGGTAGCACGCAAACTAGGGTTTAAAGACTTAGCGAAACTTTTTAAAGAAACAGCAGATCAGGAAACTGAACATGCTTTTGCACATTTTGTCTTGCTACACCCAGAACTAGTTGTTGAAGATGCAGATGCTTTAACTGAAGCTCAAAAGAAAGAGATTATGTCTCACTGCTTATCTTTAGCAATTGAGGGTGAGACTTATGAATATACTACAATGTATCCAGATTTTGCGGCTGCAGCTCAACGCGATCGCGATCATCCGGCTACTGAAGAATTTCTCAAGCAAGCTAAAGAATCTACCGATCATGCCAACACTTTTCGAGAAGCAGCACATCGCTTTGGCTTGCTAAAATTTATCGAAAATTACCATGCCGATCGCTACGCCGAAGCTTTAGAAGTATTAAATGGCGGACAAGTCACAACCAAAGTTGCTAGTGAAGATCCCAAAACTCGTAAATGGATTTGCCGACAATGCAGTATGATTTACGATCCCGTTGCTGGTGATCCTGATTCAGGAATTGCTCCTGGTACACCTTTTGAACAAATTCCTGATGACTGGCATTGTCCTATCTGTGGTGCTAGCAAAAAAACTTTTAAACCACTGGAAGAAAAAGTTGCTGCCTAA